The Metallibacterium scheffleri region TGTCCACATCGGCCAGCTCGGGCAGCTTGTGGAATGCGGCGGACATGCGCGTCGCGTATTGTTTCAGCGCGGCGGCATCCAGCGAGCGCATCACGTACTGGTACTGCGTGGCGGCCACGCGCGTATCCAGGGTCACGTCCTGCACCGGCTTGAGATACAGCGCCACGCCCGGCACATCGGCGGCACTGCGCTGCAGGCGCGCGACGATGCTGGCCAGGCTGGAGCGCTCCGCGCGCGGCGTCAGCACGATGCTGAGCTGGCCCTGGTTGAGCGTGGGGTTGGTATCGCCGATGCCGACGAACCCCGCCACGCCGGCCACTTCGGGATCGCGGCGCACCGCCGCCATCACCGCCTGCATGCGTCGCTCCATGGACGGGAACGCGATGCTCGGGTCGGCCTGCACCACGCCGGTGATCAGGCCTGTGTCCTGCTCGGGCAACAGGCTCTTGGGGATGACGACATACAAAAACACCGTCACCACCACGCTCAGCGCGAACACGCCCATGATCGTGCGCTGATGCTCGAATACCCAGTCGAGACTGCGTTCATAGGCGCCGAGCATGCGCGCGAAGAAACCGCGTGGCTTGCCATCGGCGCTGTGCTCCTGCGGCAGCGCGCCGGGCTTGAGCAGATACGCGCACAGCATCGGCGTGAGCGTCAGCGAAATCACCGCCGACAGCGCCACCGCGATCGTCAGCACCCAGGCAAACTCGTGGAACAGGCGCCCGGTCACGCCCGGCATCAGCAGCAGCGGCAGGAACACCGCGATCAGCGACACCGTCAGCGAGATGATGGTGAAGCCGATTTCCTTGGCGCCCAGTTCAGCGGCCTCGCGCGGCTGCTTGCCCTGCTCGATGTAGCGCACGATGTTCTCGATCATCACGATCGCATCGTCGACCACGAAGCCGGTGGCCACGGTCAGCGCCATCAGCGAGAGGTTGTCCAGCGAGAATCCGGCGAAGGCCATCACGCCGAAGGTGCCGATCAGCGACAACGGCACCGCCACCGATGGGATCACCGTGGCCCACAACCGGCGCAGGAACACGAAGATCACCATCACCACCAGCACGATGGCCAGCAGCAGGGTGAACTCCACGTCCGCCACCGAGGCGCGGATGGTGATGGTGCGGTCGGCGAAGATGCCGAGGTTGACCCCCGCCGGCAGTACCGCACGCAATGCCGGCAACTCGGCGCGGATCGCCGCCACGGTTTCCACGATGTTGGCGCTGGGCTGGCGGCGGATGTCCAGCAGCACCGCCGACTTGCCGTTGGCCCACGCGGCCACCTGGTCGTTCTCGACACCGTTGACCACGCTGGCGACATCGCTGAGCCGCACCGGCGCGCCGTTGACGTAGCTGATGATCAGGTTCTGGTAGGCCGCGGCATCGGGCAACTGGTCGTTGGCGCCGATGGTGAAGCTTTGCGTGCTGCCGTTGAGATTGCCCAGCGGCGCGTTGACGTTGGCCTGGGTGATGGCGCTGCGCACGTCCTCGAGCGTGAGGCCGAGGTTGGCCAGCGCCGCGGGGTTGACCTGGATGCGCACCGCCGGCTTGATGTTGCCCTCGACGCTGACCAAGCCCACGCCGGAGATCTGCGACAGCTTCTGCGCGAGGATGCTGTCGGCGTAATTGGTGACATCGCGCACCGGCAGGGTGTTGGAGGTCAGCGCCAGGGTCAGGATCGGCGCATCGGCCGGGTTGACCGCGTTGTACACCGGCGGATACGGCAGCGCCGCGGGCAGCGTGCCGCGCGCGGCGTTGATCGCGGCCTGCACGTCCTGCTCGGCGTTGGCGATATCGCGGCTCTGGGTGAACTGCAGGTTGATCACCGACAGACCCTGCGAGCTGTTCGAGCTCATCATGGTCAGGCCGGAAATCTGCCCGAACTGGCGCTCCAGCGGCGTGGTCACCAGGCGCGCCATGGTCGAGGGGCTGGCGCCCGGATATTGCGTGGTCACCTGCAGGCTCGGCGCCTCGACGTTGGGCAGCGCCGCCACCGGCAGGGTGCGATAGCCGAAGATGCCGAACAGCAGCAGGGCCACCATCAGCAGCGAGGTGGCGATGGGGCGGCGGATGAACAGCGTCGAGATGCCGACGCCCGTGCCTGGCACCGCTTCAGTCATGTCAGCCGCCACCGCTGCGCGTGCCGGCCGTGGCGGTCTTGGGCAGCGGCGGCACCTGACCCGGCGCCAGCGGGATCACCTTGCTGTTCTGCTTGAGCCGGAATTGCCCCTCGGTGACCACGCGCGTACCGGCGACGAGTCCACTGCGGATCAGGGTCTGGCTGGCGCCGGCCTCGCCGCCGGTGGTCACCGCCTGCATCTTCACCGTGTTGCCGGGCTGCACCGCGAACACGTAGTCGCCATCGGGACCGCGCTGCACCGCCTGTGCCGGCACCACCAGCGCGTCGTGCAGCGTGCCTAGTTGCAGGCGCACGTTGACGAACTGCCCTGGCCACAGCGTATCGGTGGGATTGGCGAATTCGGCCTTGAGCTGGAACGTCGAGGTGCTGGTATCGATCTGGTTGCTGATCACCTTGAGCGCGCCCATGGCGATCACCTTGTCGTTGCTGCGATCCAGCGCCGCGACCTGCAGCGCGCCCTTGAGCATGCCGTCACGCACGGCTTCGATGTTCTGCTGGGGTAGATTGAACAGCACGCTGATCGGGTGGATCTGGGTCAGCACCACGATGCCGCCGCTGGTGGTCGGGCCGACTATGTTGCCGACGTCCACCAGACGCAGTCCGGCGATGCCGTCGATCGGCGCGCGGATCGTGGTGTAGCCCAGTTGCACCCGCGCGCTGTCCAGCGCGGCCTGGTCGGCCAGCACCGCGGCGCGCTGCTGCAGCACGGTCTGCTCCTGCGCCTGCAGGGTTTGCGCGGCGACGTACTGTTTCTTGCCCAGGTTTTCGTAGCTGGATGCCAGATACTTCGCCGCGCTCAGCAGCGCCTGATCCTGCGCCAGCTTGCCCTGCGCCTGCTCGACCGCGGCCTGAAACGTACGCGGATCGATTTGCGCGATCACGTCACCCTTCTTGATCTCCTTGCCTTCCTTGAAGTTGACCGAAACCAGCTGCCCGGTGACCTGCGGCACCACGGTGACCGTGTTCAGCGCGCTGACCGTGCCCAGCGCGGTCAGATAGACCGGCACGTTTTCGCGCGTGGCCGGCACCACGGTGACCGGGATCGGCGTGTCCTCGCCGCCGCGCTGGAAACCGGTGGATCGATGCATGATGCGGTAACCAATGATGGCGACCACCAGCACGACCACGATGATCGCGACGATTTTCCAGCGTGACATGGCGCTTCCTGGGATGGGGCGGGGATAGGTGTGGGCTCGCAAACCGTGCAAGTGTAGGGCCGCGCCGCCTGCGCGCGCGCGGCCCTGCCATCAGTCATGTCGCGTCGCAAGCCAATTGCAAACTTGCGCGCGCCGCGGATACGCGCAGATCCGCTCAGGCCATGGGCGAATCGTCGTCGCCACGCGCTGGCGTGGAAAGGGCAAACGCGGCGCCGGCATCGCGCGTGGGCAGCGCGGCGCGCGTGTCCCAGCGTTCGACGCCATCCAGATAGTGCAACAGTTCACCAACGCGGCCCTCGGACACCATCTCCTCGGCGGTGCGGTAGGCGAACGTCGCCAGCGGCATGTGCCGGAACCAGTCACGCGCGGCCGCGCGGCCACCACCCAGGCGCGTGGCGCGATCGAGCACCGTACGCGCATCGCGCATGTAGCGTTGCAGTCGCGCATCGAGCGGCTGCAGGGTTGGGGTCTCCGGCGCGACGTTGGCGTACTCGGCCAGATGGCGCAGGTTGATGCCGAGGCTGCGCGCGAAACTGCGCGGATCATTGCTCGCGGTGCTGCCCGCGGCGGGGCTGGTACGTGTCGTGCAAGACATGGTGAACTCCGGATGCGGGCGCCGTCTGTCGCGGCGTGACATTGAGTGCGGCGCGCCGTTGGCGTCCGCGGCATCCGCCCCGCGCCGCCGGGGCTGCGCGCACGTGGGTCGGCATGCGCACTCTAGGTGCGCGTGCTGCGCGCAATGAATGCCTGGCGTGTCGGGATGTAACGGTTCGTTGCGCCACGGCCCCGTCGCAGCCCTGCTGCACCGCGCCATCGGCCACGCGCGGGCCTACAATCGCGGCATGCTCGCCGCAGCGCCGCCCGCATCCGACTTGCAGCGCATCGCCGCGCTGGATCAGCGTCTGAGCGCCGCGGTGCGTGGCGTGCGCATCCTGCGCACGGTGGCGCTGCCGGCGGCACAAGCCGAGCCGTTTCTGGCCGCGCACGCGGCGGGGCGCCTGCGCATGCCGGTCGCGGACTATCGCGCCCCGGACCTGTCCGCCGCGCGCGACGAACTGGACGCGATCCTCGTCGCCATTCCGCATGCGCATCCGCTGGGCAATTATTTGCAGCGCGCGGCGAGCGCCTGGCGCGACGCCACGTTGATGCTGGAAGCGGTGGGCACGCCCGCCGCCAGCGCGCTGTCGGCGCAACTGTATGGCAGCCCGCAGGATGCGATCCCCGGCACCACGCTGAGCAGCGCCGCGGCCGCGCGCGAGTTCGTCGCGGTGGCCGCGGAACTGGGCGGCGAGCTGGAGGATTCGGCCGAGTTGCACGATATCGACGCCGCCACCCTGCAGACCGAGTTGCGCGTGGCGCTGGATGCGTTTTTCGGCGCCGGCAGCGTCGCGGTGGAGCTGGATGCCGAGTTGGCCGCCAAGGCCGCCGCCGGTGCCAGCCGCATCCGTTTGCGCAGCACGTCGCGGTTCAGCGCCTACGACCGCCACCAGTTGCTCGCGCACGAAGCCTTCGTGCACACGCTCACCGCGCGCAACGGCCTGCTGCAGCCGGCGCTGGGCTCGCTGGCGCGCACCAGTCCGCACGTCACCGCGACCCAGGAAGGCCTGGCGGTGTATGCCGAGCTGATCTCCGGCGGCATGGACCTGGCGCGGCTCAAGCGCATCAGCCTGCGCATCCTCGGCATCGAGCTGGCGCTTTCCGGCGCCGATTTCATCGAGGTGTTCCGTTTTTTCCTCGGCCACGGCCACGATGCCGCCGACAGCTACAACTCCACCGCGCGCATCTTCCGCGGCGTGCCGTTGCGCGGCGGCTATGCCTTCGCCAAGGACACCGTGTATCTGCATGGCCTGCTCAGCGTGCACACGTTTTTCCGCTGGGCCTTGCGTGGGCGCCGACTGAGCCTGCTGCGGCGTCTGTTCGCCGGCAAGATGGCGTTGAGTGACGTGCTCGATTTCGAGCCCTGGTTCGACACCGGCTTCATCGCCGAGCCACGCTACCTGCCGCCGTGGATCGCCTCGATGCAGGGACTCGCGGGCAGTCTGGCGTTCTCGCTGTTCATCAACCGCATTCCCATGGACGAAGTCAGCGCCGCCAACTGGCGCGCGCGGACTGACGCCTGAAGCCGGCAGGGCAACGGCGTCCGCACCCACACGGATGCGGACACCGTGGGCTTGCCTCAGGTGCCGATCAGCGGCGCGGGCACCACGCCGATCGGCGCACCGCCCGGCAGCGTGGGTGCGCCGGCCTTGTAGGCGGCGGCGTTCCACTGCGCCACGCCGTTGCCGAGCAGGCCATTGAACGCATCCAGTTTCTGCATGAGCTGGCCGCCGTATTCCTGCATCAGCCCGTGCATGGGCGGCGTCGGCGCCTGATCCTGCAGGCCGGAGACCAGGCCGTAGGTCATCTCCAGATTGGCGTGCAGATCCTGCAGGTAGTGGATGTCGTCCTCGATCACCTCGTGTTGCAGCAGCGGGTTGTAGATGCCGTCGCGCAGCGCCGTGACCTGCTTGTCCAGCACCTGCGCCTGCGCCAGCAGGCCACGCTGGGTGGCGTCCATGCTGCTGCCCGTGTCCTGCGCCTTGACCTCGTAGGCCTTCAGCGCGCCCTGCCAGGCGGTGAGGCGGTTGAGCATCTGGTTGAGCGCATCGACCTGGTTGCGTGTCGCCAGCGCAGCCTGCAGCGCGGCCGTGTTGGCAGCGGCGTCGAACTGCTGGTTGGGGTCGTACTGCAGCGTCACCGGCACGGCCTTGCTCACGCCGTCGGCGCTGATCGTCACCGTGTAGGTGCCGGGCAGCGCCAATGGTCCGCTGTTGTTGGCGCTCTTGATGTGGCGGTCGCCAAAGTCCAGACGCGTGTAGCCGTCCCAGGTCATGTCCCAGGCAAAGCGGTTGATGCCGGCCTTGGCCGGTCCCCAGCGCGTGGCCACCACGTCGCCCCTGGCGTCGGTGACCACGATCCGCACCGGCGTCTGCTTGCCGGCCTTTTCCGCCGCGCTGGGCGTCAGCGCCTTGGGCAGCCAGTAATCGAGGATCACGCCGGTGGGCGGATTGGGCGTGGTGAACGCCGGCTCGGCGCCCTCGCCGCGCGACCAGCGCTGCCATTCGATGCCGATGCTGGGCGTGAACACGTGCAGCGCATCCTGCGCCATGGCCGGACGCCACTGCGCCAGCGGCGCCATGTGATCGAACACCCAGATGCCGTTGCCGTGCGTGCCCAGCACCAGATCGCCCTGCGCGTAGTTGAGATCCCATACCGGCGTCGTCGGGAACGCGTGCGTGACCAGCTTGTTCCAGTGCGCGCCGTCATCGTGCGAGATCCACACCCCGGTCATGGTGCCGGCGGCGAGGAAGCCCTGCTGCCGCGGATCCTCGCGCACCACCAGGGTCGAGGCGTTGTCGGGCAGGCCGCTGTCGATGCGCTGCCAGTGCGCGCCGTAATCGGTGGTCTTGTACACATAGGGTTTGTTGTCGGCCAGCATGTGCGCGTCG contains the following coding sequences:
- a CDS encoding efflux RND transporter permease subunit; translation: MTEAVPGTGVGISTLFIRRPIATSLLMVALLLFGIFGYRTLPVAALPNVEAPSLQVTTQYPGASPSTMARLVTTPLERQFGQISGLTMMSSNSSQGLSVINLQFTQSRDIANAEQDVQAAINAARGTLPAALPYPPVYNAVNPADAPILTLALTSNTLPVRDVTNYADSILAQKLSQISGVGLVSVEGNIKPAVRIQVNPAALANLGLTLEDVRSAITQANVNAPLGNLNGSTQSFTIGANDQLPDAAAYQNLIISYVNGAPVRLSDVASVVNGVENDQVAAWANGKSAVLLDIRRQPSANIVETVAAIRAELPALRAVLPAGVNLGIFADRTITIRASVADVEFTLLLAIVLVVMVIFVFLRRLWATVIPSVAVPLSLIGTFGVMAFAGFSLDNLSLMALTVATGFVVDDAIVMIENIVRYIEQGKQPREAAELGAKEIGFTIISLTVSLIAVFLPLLLMPGVTGRLFHEFAWVLTIAVALSAVISLTLTPMLCAYLLKPGALPQEHSADGKPRGFFARMLGAYERSLDWVFEHQRTIMGVFALSVVVTVFLYVVIPKSLLPEQDTGLITGVVQADPSIAFPSMERRMQAVMAAVRRDPEVAGVAGFVGIGDTNPTLNQGQLSIVLTPRAERSSLASIVARLQRSAADVPGVALYLKPVQDVTLDTRVAATQYQYVMRSLDAAALKQYATRMSAAFHKLPELADVDSNLADRGRVMDLQIDRANASRLGVPIQTINDTLYDAFGQRQISTIFTELNQYRVILEVAPQFRNITALLDQLTVRSNGSGALTGSTATSFGQAASSNTSTATGIGLSNTGISVGGGSSVPLSVLVHASETTAPLVVSHLDQMPAVVLSFNLAPGYSLSQAVDAINTVQQQMQLPDSVRAGFIGSAAEFSSSLSQEVLLILAAILVIYIVLGVLYESYIHPLTILSTLPSAGVGALLSLMLFGLPLSIDGIIGIILLMGIVKKNAIMMVDFAIVAQREGMTPQHAIRHAALLRFRPIMMTTAAALLGALPLALGTGIGAELRQPLGISIVGGLLLSQLVTLYTTPVVYLYLERFAAWLRAHGVRRVNVDGSVT
- a CDS encoding efflux RND transporter periplasmic adaptor subunit, with the protein product MSRWKIVAIIVVVLVVAIIGYRIMHRSTGFQRGGEDTPIPVTVVPATRENVPVYLTALGTVSALNTVTVVPQVTGQLVSVNFKEGKEIKKGDVIAQIDPRTFQAAVEQAQGKLAQDQALLSAAKYLASSYENLGKKQYVAAQTLQAQEQTVLQQRAAVLADQAALDSARVQLGYTTIRAPIDGIAGLRLVDVGNIVGPTTSGGIVVLTQIHPISVLFNLPQQNIEAVRDGMLKGALQVAALDRSNDKVIAMGALKVISNQIDTSTSTFQLKAEFANPTDTLWPGQFVNVRLQLGTLHDALVVPAQAVQRGPDGDYVFAVQPGNTVKMQAVTTGGEAGASQTLIRSGLVAGTRVVTEGQFRLKQNSKVIPLAPGQVPPLPKTATAGTRSGGG
- a CDS encoding tyrosine/phenylalanine carboxypeptidase domain-containing protein is translated as MLAAAPPASDLQRIAALDQRLSAAVRGVRILRTVALPAAQAEPFLAAHAAGRLRMPVADYRAPDLSAARDELDAILVAIPHAHPLGNYLQRAASAWRDATLMLEAVGTPAASALSAQLYGSPQDAIPGTTLSSAAAAREFVAVAAELGGELEDSAELHDIDAATLQTELRVALDAFFGAGSVAVELDAELAAKAAAGASRIRLRSTSRFSAYDRHQLLAHEAFVHTLTARNGLLQPALGSLARTSPHVTATQEGLAVYAELISGGMDLARLKRISLRILGIELALSGADFIEVFRFFLGHGHDAADSYNSTARIFRGVPLRGGYAFAKDTVYLHGLLSVHTFFRWALRGRRLSLLRRLFAGKMALSDVLDFEPWFDTGFIAEPRYLPPWIASMQGLAGSLAFSLFINRIPMDEVSAANWRARTDA